GTCGCCGTCCAAATCGGCACGACGAGCGCGAATGAGGTCAAGAAAAATCCGGCTATTCATGTAAAGGAGTTCAACAGCTCGGCGGACACGTTCCTGGAGCTGAAGGCCGGCGGTGTGGACGCCGTTGTCAACGATCGTCCGGTCAACGACTACTACATCCAGAAGAGCGGCGAGACGGATGTCAAGACGCTCGATGAGATCCTGACGGCGGAGGAATACGGCATCGCTATGGCGAAGGACAACGAGGCGCTGCAGAAGGAAGTCAACGCGGCATTGAAGAAGCTCCGTGAGAACGGCGAATACGATAAGATCTACGAGAAGTGGTTCGGCAAGGCGTCGAAATAAGAAGGGATATAGGGCAGGATGAATCTAAATTTCGATCTGATAGCAGATTCGATTCCGTTGCTGCTGCTGGGCGCCGGCATTACGATTGAGATCACGGCGATTTCCGTCGCCATCGGCGTCGTTATCGGCCTTATCGTCGGCGTAGCGCGCATCTCCGAGTTTCGCCCGTTTCGGCTTTTGGCGATTTGCTATATTGATTTTCTGCGGGGCACACCGCTCCTGGTACAGATCTTTTTGATCTACTTCGCGCTCCCCGTGCTGTCGGGGCAGCGCATCGATCCGTTCATCGCCGCCATCACGGCGTGCGGCATCAACAGCGGCGCCTACATTGCGGAGATCTTCCGATCGGGCATACAGTCGATTGACAAGGGGCAGATGGAGGCCGGCCGCTCACTGGGCATGACGTGGATGCAGACGATGCGCTACATCGTCCTGCCGCAGGCGGTGAAAAGGGTCATTCCGCAGGTGGGCAATGAGTTCATCGCACTGCTGAAGGACTCCTCTCTCGTCTCGGTCATCGGGTTTGAGGAGCTCACGCGCAGCGGTCAGCTCATCATTGCCCGCACGTACGCGTCGCTTGAAATCTGGACGTGCGTCGCGATCATCTACCTCGTCATGACGCTGTCCATCTCCCGACTTGTCGCGTACCTTGAGAGGAGGGGGAAGACGGCATGATTCGCATAGAGGGTCTAAAGAAAGCCTTCGGCGCAAACGAGGTGCTGAAGGGCATCGATCTGCAGATCAAAGAGGGCGAAGTCGTCGTCATCATCGGTCCCTCAGGCTCCGGCAAGTCGACGATTCTGCGCTGCATGAACTATCTCGAGGAGCCGACGGCGGGCATCATTGCCGTCGACGGCATCACGCTGACGAGCGAGGCGAACATCAACAAGGTGCGCGAGGAAGTCGGCATGGTGTTCCAGCGGTTCAACCTCTTTCCGCACAAGACCGTGCTGGAAAACATCACGCTCGCGCCGCAGAAGGTCAAGGGCATGACGAAAGAGGATGCCGAGCGTGACGCGCGGAAACTGCTCGCGCGCGTCGGTCTGTCGGACAAGGAAGCCGCCTATCCGGATGAGCTTTCTGGCGGACAGCAGCAGCGTGTGGCGATTGCGCGCGCGCTTGCCATGAAGCCGAAGCTGATGCTCTTTGACGAGCCGACCTCCGCGCTCGATCCGGAAATGGTCAAGGAAGTCCTGGACGTCATGAAGAGCCTCGCAGAGGACGGCATGACGATGGTCGTCGTCACGCACGAGATGGGGTTTGCCCGTGAGGTCGGCGACCGGCTGCTCTTCGTGGACGAGGGCAGGGTCCTGGAAGAGGGCGCGCCGGAGGAGGTATTCCTGCACCCGAAGGAGGAGCGCACGAAAGAGTTTTTATCGAAGGTGCTTTGATATCCTTCGGTGCATCTATGAACAGAACAGGTCGATGTTAGGTCATCTTCGGCGGATAGCAGCCGTCGGAGGCTTGCATGTCGGCCTGTTTTTTTGTGCGTGTTGTCGAAAAACACAGGACGAAACAAGCCGATTACAGATGAATTAAAAGAGTGTTGAAAAGAAAAAAATTGACAGATTTCCTCTATAGGGGATATAATATAGGTGCGTGCAAGTCTGGCGCATTGTTTTGCACATTTTAGAAGCAGGAGGAAGTATCATGGTTGGTAAGGTTAAATGGTTCAGCGCCGAGAAAGGATATGGCTTCATCGAAAGAGATAACGGCGATGATGTATTCGTGCATTTCTCTGCAATTCAGGGAGATGGATTCAAGACGCTGAGCGAAGGACAGGACGTCGAATTCGAGATCGTTGAAGGCGCACGCGGCCCACAGGCAAGTAATGTTGTGAAGACCGCATAAAGGTTTGACAGAAAAGGGCTCCTCGTCAGAGAAGGCCCTTTTTTGGTGCATAAATTTTCAAAAAACTTTGAGAATTGGGCAGGGATTTTTCTATCCGTGACGAAATAACAAGGTACAGAAAGATAAAGAAAGGAGACATGCATTATGGCTACATTCAACATCCGAGGGAAGAGCATCGAGATTACACCTTCTCTCAAGGAGTATGTCGAAAAGCGTGTCGGAAAGCTCACGAAGTATTTTGACAACGTAGGCGAGATATCCGTTCTGCTGACGGTATCGAAGGGGCGTCACATCGTCGAAGTCACGATGCCGATTCCGGGCGGCGTGTTTCTCCGCGGAGAAGAGGCGACGATGGACATGTACACATCGATCGATCTCGTCATAGAAAAGCTGGAGCGCCAAATCCGCAAGC
This portion of the Selenomonas sp. TAMA-11512 genome encodes:
- a CDS encoding amino acid ABC transporter ATP-binding protein gives rise to the protein MIRIEGLKKAFGANEVLKGIDLQIKEGEVVVIIGPSGSGKSTILRCMNYLEEPTAGIIAVDGITLTSEANINKVREEVGMVFQRFNLFPHKTVLENITLAPQKVKGMTKEDAERDARKLLARVGLSDKEAAYPDELSGGQQQRVAIARALAMKPKLMLFDEPTSALDPEMVKEVLDVMKSLAEDGMTMVVVTHEMGFAREVGDRLLFVDEGRVLEEGAPEEVFLHPKEERTKEFLSKVL
- a CDS encoding amino acid ABC transporter permease, with translation MNLNFDLIADSIPLLLLGAGITIEITAISVAIGVVIGLIVGVARISEFRPFRLLAICYIDFLRGTPLLVQIFLIYFALPVLSGQRIDPFIAAITACGINSGAYIAEIFRSGIQSIDKGQMEAGRSLGMTWMQTMRYIVLPQAVKRVIPQVGNEFIALLKDSSLVSVIGFEELTRSGQLIIARTYASLEIWTCVAIIYLVMTLSISRLVAYLERRGKTA
- a CDS encoding cold-shock protein — its product is MMVGKVKWFSAEKGYGFIERDNGDDVFVHFSAIQGDGFKTLSEGQDVEFEIVEGARGPQASNVVKTA